In Streptomyces longhuiensis, the following proteins share a genomic window:
- a CDS encoding MFS transporter, which produces MSSSAGTVSLPGDPPGGRRAMGVWSIGVAVYFVAVIFRTSLGVAGLDAVERFHINASALSTFSILQLLVYAGMQIPVGLMVDRLGTKRVLTIGVVLFTVGQLGFAFSPSYGTALVSRALLGCGDAMTFISVLRLGTRWFPARRGPLVAQLAGLVGMAGNLVSTLVIARLLHGVGWEAAFAGSALAGVVVLVLMLLFLKDHPEGFEPEPVRHTGGAFVRGQILASWREPGTRLGLWVHFTTQFPAMVFLLLWGLPFLVEAQGLSRGTAGELLTLVVLSNMLIGLVYGQIVARHHTARLPLALGTVAGTALMWAVTIAYPGDHAPMWLLVTLCVVLGACGPASMIGFDFARPANPPERQGTASGIVNMGGFVASMTTLFAVGVLLDATGDNYRIAFSAVFVLEALGVSQILRLRRRADRRERERLVASRVETVHVPA; this is translated from the coding sequence ATGAGCAGCTCCGCCGGCACCGTGTCGCTGCCCGGGGATCCGCCCGGCGGCCGCAGGGCCATGGGCGTCTGGTCCATCGGCGTCGCCGTCTACTTCGTCGCCGTCATCTTCCGCACCTCGCTGGGCGTCGCGGGCCTCGACGCCGTCGAGCGTTTCCACATCAACGCCTCGGCGCTGTCCACGTTCTCGATCCTCCAGCTGCTCGTGTACGCGGGTATGCAGATACCCGTCGGCCTGATGGTCGACCGGCTCGGCACCAAGCGCGTCCTGACGATCGGCGTCGTCCTCTTCACCGTCGGCCAGCTCGGCTTCGCGTTCTCGCCCTCGTACGGGACGGCCCTCGTCTCGCGCGCGCTGCTCGGCTGCGGCGACGCGATGACGTTCATCAGCGTGCTGCGGCTCGGCACGCGCTGGTTCCCCGCCCGGCGCGGGCCGCTGGTCGCGCAGCTCGCGGGTCTCGTCGGCATGGCCGGCAACCTCGTGTCGACCCTCGTGATCGCGCGGCTGCTGCACGGCGTCGGCTGGGAGGCCGCGTTCGCGGGCAGCGCGCTCGCCGGAGTCGTCGTGCTCGTCCTGATGCTGCTCTTCCTCAAGGACCACCCGGAAGGCTTCGAGCCGGAGCCCGTGCGGCACACCGGCGGGGCCTTCGTCCGCGGACAGATCCTCGCGTCCTGGCGCGAGCCGGGCACACGGCTCGGCCTGTGGGTCCACTTCACGACGCAGTTCCCGGCGATGGTGTTCCTGCTGCTGTGGGGCCTGCCGTTCCTGGTCGAGGCGCAGGGCCTCTCGCGCGGGACCGCCGGTGAACTGCTCACCCTCGTCGTGCTGTCCAACATGCTGATCGGGCTCGTCTACGGGCAGATCGTGGCCCGGCACCACACGGCCCGGCTGCCGCTCGCCCTCGGCACGGTCGCCGGTACGGCGCTGATGTGGGCCGTGACGATCGCCTACCCGGGGGACCACGCGCCGATGTGGCTGCTCGTCACGCTGTGCGTCGTGCTCGGGGCGTGCGGGCCCGCGTCCATGATCGGGTTCGACTTCGCGCGTCCGGCGAACCCGCCGGAGCGGCAGGGGACCGCGTCCGGGATCGTCAACATGGGCGGGTTCGTCGCGTCGATGACGACGTTGTTCGCGGTCGGGGTCCTGCTGGACGCGACCGGCGACAACTACCGCATCGCGTTCTCCGCGGTGTTCGTCCTCGAGGCGCTCGGGGTGAGCCAGATCCTGCGACTGCGCCGGCGCGCGGACCGCCGGGAGCGGGAGCGCCTGGTGGCGAGCCGGGTGGAGACGGTGCACGTGCCCGCGTGA
- a CDS encoding maleylpyruvate isomerase family mycothiol-dependent enzyme, translating to MSLHPSLQSYADAWTHSIEAISELVTPLVEGEWNRATPCPGWSVRDIVSHVIGLDCEMLGDPRPIHTLPRDLYHVQNEHQRYMEMQVDVRRHHTAPEMTSELEYTIIRRSRQLRNESREPGAMVRGPLGTEETLEFAMRKRAFDVWVHEQDLRAAVGRPGNLDSPGAYVTRDMLLAVLPKVVAKDASAPANSAVVFDVHGPVEFLRTVRVDADGRGTIDGAPSLGPAATLSLDWETYVKLACGRVTPDAVSDRVKTEGDLDLAQAILNSLSTTP from the coding sequence GTGAGTCTCCACCCCAGTCTTCAGTCCTACGCCGATGCCTGGACCCATTCCATCGAAGCGATATCCGAGCTGGTGACGCCCCTGGTGGAGGGCGAATGGAACCGGGCCACGCCATGCCCCGGCTGGTCGGTGCGGGACATCGTGTCCCATGTCATCGGCCTCGACTGCGAGATGCTCGGTGACCCGCGGCCCATCCACACACTGCCGCGCGACCTGTACCACGTACAGAACGAGCACCAGCGGTACATGGAGATGCAGGTCGACGTGCGGCGCCACCACACGGCGCCCGAGATGACGTCCGAGCTGGAGTACACGATCATCCGGCGCTCCCGGCAGCTGCGCAACGAGTCGCGTGAGCCGGGCGCGATGGTGCGCGGGCCGCTCGGCACGGAGGAGACCCTCGAATTCGCCATGCGCAAGCGGGCGTTCGACGTGTGGGTGCACGAGCAGGACCTGCGCGCGGCCGTCGGCCGGCCGGGCAACCTCGACTCCCCAGGCGCGTACGTCACGCGCGACATGCTGCTCGCCGTTCTGCCGAAGGTCGTCGCGAAGGACGCTTCCGCGCCCGCGAACTCGGCGGTGGTCTTCGATGTGCACGGGCCGGTCGAGTTCCTGCGCACGGTGCGTGTCGACGCGGACGGGCGCGGCACGATCGACGGCGCCCCGTCGCTGGGCCCGGCCGCGACGCTCTCCCTCGACTGGGAGACCTACGTCAAGCTGGCCTGCGGTCGCGTGACGCCCGACGCGGTGTCCGACCGCGTCAAGACGGAGGGCGACCTGGACCTCGCCCAGGCGATCCTGAACTCGCTGTCCACGACGCCGTAG
- a CDS encoding carbon-nitrogen family hydrolase gives MRASLIQIRVDDDESPHSRRLRAASMVREQAGSADLVVLPELWTTGAFAYEAFATEAEPLEGPTYEAMAKAARDAGVWLHAGTIPERDPDGPLYNTALVFSPDGELAAAYRKIHRFGFDKGEAVLMSAGEELVTVRLPETVLGVTTCYDLRFPELYRGLVDRGAETLLVSAGWPERRRAHWTLLAQARAVENQAYVLACGTAGTHARVPQAGHSVVVDPWGQIVAEAGAEEEILTVEFDAAGVAASRERFPALKDRRLGLEPPRR, from the coding sequence GTGCGCGCCTCGCTCATCCAGATCCGTGTAGATGATGACGAATCGCCCCATTCCCGTCGGCTGCGCGCCGCTTCGATGGTGCGGGAACAAGCCGGGTCCGCCGACCTCGTCGTCCTCCCCGAGCTGTGGACCACCGGAGCCTTCGCCTACGAGGCCTTCGCGACCGAGGCGGAGCCCTTGGAGGGCCCGACGTACGAGGCGATGGCGAAGGCCGCGCGCGACGCCGGCGTCTGGCTGCACGCGGGCACGATCCCCGAGCGCGACCCCGACGGGCCGCTCTACAACACCGCGCTCGTCTTCTCCCCGGACGGCGAACTCGCCGCCGCCTACCGCAAGATCCACCGCTTCGGCTTCGACAAGGGCGAGGCCGTGCTGATGAGCGCGGGCGAAGAACTCGTCACCGTACGCCTGCCGGAAACCGTCCTCGGCGTCACCACCTGCTACGACCTGCGCTTCCCCGAGCTGTACCGGGGCCTCGTCGACCGGGGTGCCGAGACGCTCCTCGTGTCCGCCGGCTGGCCCGAGCGGCGCCGCGCGCACTGGACGCTGCTCGCCCAGGCGCGCGCCGTCGAGAACCAGGCGTACGTACTGGCCTGCGGCACCGCCGGTACGCACGCGAGGGTGCCGCAGGCCGGACACAGCGTCGTCGTCGACCCGTGGGGCCAGATCGTGGCGGAGGCAGGCGCCGAGGAGGAGATCCTCACCGTCGAGTTCGACGCGGCGGGCGTCGCCGCGTCGCGCGAGCGCTTCCCGGCGCTCAAGGACCGGCGGCTGGGGCTGGAGCCGCCTCGGCGGTGA
- a CDS encoding LURP-one-related/scramblase family protein, giving the protein MRYEVRERLFAVGEDYWIEDEQGHKAFLVDGKAMRLRDTFELKGPDGRVLIDIHEKMFALRDTMVIERGDEALAKIKRKRLSLLRNHYRVELVDGTELDVSGKILDREFVVEYDGEMLAHISRRWLRVRDTYGVDVIREDADPALLIAIAVCVIHLAEKERGDG; this is encoded by the coding sequence ATGAGATACGAAGTTCGAGAGCGGCTCTTCGCGGTGGGCGAGGACTACTGGATCGAGGACGAGCAGGGCCACAAGGCCTTCCTCGTCGACGGCAAGGCGATGCGCCTGCGGGACACCTTCGAGCTGAAGGGGCCCGACGGGCGGGTGCTCATCGACATCCACGAGAAGATGTTCGCCCTGCGCGACACGATGGTCATCGAGCGCGGAGACGAGGCCCTCGCCAAGATCAAGCGCAAGCGCCTGTCGCTGCTGCGCAACCACTACCGGGTCGAACTGGTCGACGGCACCGAGCTCGACGTCAGCGGAAAGATCCTGGACCGCGAGTTCGTCGTCGAGTACGACGGCGAGATGCTCGCCCACATCTCACGCCGCTGGCTCCGGGTCCGCGACACGTACGGCGTCGACGTCATCCGTGAGGACGCGGACCCGGCGCTGCTCATCGCCATCGCGGTGTGCGTGATCCACCTGGCGGAGAAGGAGCGGGGGGACGGCTGA
- a CDS encoding YhjD/YihY/BrkB family envelope integrity protein — MTDDSARGGLAGTLAKVTRWGTARAGELRERLPFLTRLTRQMVDVSLLDSSTRLAAQAFLTAIPVLFVIAAFAPTAMGDRLIESATYSLGLSGPALDQVRQVFGTPDDTARDTSGAVGVLVTLLSATSCSRALQRVCERSWHVPPAGLRLIAWRWPVWLLVWLSALTVQGLLSDGFGLGAWLGLPLSFASSTLLWWWTQHMLLGGRVPWLPLLPGALLTGVGVVVLAWASRFYMPVTLNRSVAAFGPLGLVFSLLSWLIVLFTVVCVGIATGYVLAQEPPLARRLGTRPPE, encoded by the coding sequence ATGACGGACGACAGCGCGCGCGGCGGTCTCGCCGGGACTCTGGCCAAGGTCACGCGGTGGGGCACCGCGCGGGCCGGTGAACTGCGGGAGCGGCTGCCGTTCCTCACGCGCCTGACCCGGCAGATGGTGGACGTGAGCCTCCTCGACTCCTCGACGCGGCTGGCCGCGCAGGCCTTCCTGACGGCGATCCCGGTGCTCTTCGTCATCGCCGCGTTCGCCCCGACCGCCATGGGCGACCGCCTCATCGAGTCGGCGACGTACTCGCTCGGCCTGTCCGGACCCGCCCTCGACCAGGTCCGGCAGGTGTTCGGGACGCCCGACGACACCGCACGCGACACCTCGGGGGCCGTCGGCGTCCTCGTCACGCTGCTGTCGGCGACCTCGTGCAGCCGAGCCCTGCAACGCGTGTGCGAGCGCTCCTGGCACGTGCCGCCCGCGGGCCTGCGCCTCATCGCGTGGCGGTGGCCGGTGTGGCTGCTGGTGTGGCTGTCCGCGCTGACGGTCCAGGGGCTGCTGAGCGACGGTTTCGGCTTGGGCGCCTGGCTCGGCCTGCCGCTGTCGTTCGCGTCGAGCACCCTGCTGTGGTGGTGGACGCAGCACATGCTGCTCGGCGGCCGCGTGCCATGGCTGCCGCTGCTGCCGGGCGCGCTTCTGACCGGCGTGGGCGTGGTCGTCCTCGCCTGGGCGTCGCGCTTCTACATGCCGGTGACGCTGAACCGCTCCGTGGCGGCGTTCGGCCCCCTCGGTCTCGTGTTCAGCCTGCTGTCGTGGCTCATCGTGCTGTTCACGGTCGTGTGCGTGGGGATCGCCACGGGGTACGTCCTCGCCCAGGAGCCGCCCCTCGCCCGCCGCCTCGGGACACGGCCGCCCGAGTGA
- a CDS encoding GlxA family transcriptional regulator: MAKESSQRLSRDLSQRPPHRVVVIVDENSNPFELSCAIEVFGLRRPELGRELYDFQLCSPRTRTVMRDGFFTLTDIADLDAAESADTLIVPNRPDTDVPRRPAVLDAVRRAHARGARLIGFCSGAFTIAEAGLLDGRRAACHWMWADSFRSRFPGVHLEPDVLFVDDGDILTASGSASALDLGLHVVRRDHGAEIANAVSRRLVFAAHRDGGQRQFVERPVPAVPDESLAPLLAWAQERIGEPLSVTDLAAHAAVSPATLHRRFRAELGTTPLAWLTGERVALACRLIERGEERLDVVAARSGLGTAANLRARLRRETGLSPSAYRRRFGRGPAEAALS, encoded by the coding sequence ATGGCGAAAGAATCCTCGCAGCGCCTCTCACGGGACCTGTCGCAGCGCCCGCCGCACCGCGTCGTGGTGATCGTCGACGAGAACTCCAACCCCTTCGAGCTGTCCTGCGCCATCGAGGTCTTCGGCCTGCGCCGGCCCGAACTCGGCCGTGAGCTGTACGACTTCCAGCTCTGCTCGCCGCGGACGCGGACCGTGATGCGGGACGGGTTCTTCACCCTGACCGACATCGCCGATCTCGACGCGGCCGAGTCCGCGGACACGCTGATCGTGCCCAATCGGCCCGACACCGACGTGCCGAGGCGGCCCGCCGTCCTCGACGCCGTGCGCCGGGCGCACGCGCGGGGCGCCCGGCTCATCGGGTTCTGCTCGGGCGCGTTCACCATCGCCGAGGCCGGACTCCTCGACGGGCGACGGGCCGCCTGCCACTGGATGTGGGCGGACTCCTTCCGCTCCCGCTTCCCCGGGGTACACCTCGAACCCGACGTGCTGTTCGTGGACGACGGGGACATCCTCACCGCGTCCGGCAGCGCGTCCGCGCTCGATCTCGGACTGCACGTCGTCCGCCGTGACCACGGCGCCGAGATCGCCAACGCGGTGTCGCGACGGCTCGTGTTCGCCGCCCACCGGGACGGCGGCCAGCGGCAGTTCGTGGAGCGGCCCGTGCCCGCGGTGCCGGACGAGTCTCTCGCGCCGCTGCTCGCGTGGGCGCAGGAGCGGATCGGCGAGCCGCTGAGCGTGACCGACCTCGCCGCGCACGCCGCGGTCAGCCCCGCCACCCTGCACCGCCGCTTCCGCGCCGAACTCGGCACGACCCCGCTGGCCTGGCTCACCGGCGAACGGGTCGCCCTGGCCTGTCGCCTCATCGAACGCGGCGAGGAACGCCTCGACGTGGTGGCCGCCCGCAGCGGCCTGGGCACCGCCGCGAACCTGCGCGCCCGGCTCCGCCGGGAAACGGGCCTGAGCCCGTCGGCGTACCGCAGACGGTTCGGCCGGGGCCCGGCGGAGGCGGCGCTGTCTTAG
- a CDS encoding cupin domain-containing protein, which yields MTSRENTPIALDEALASFDALWSPRIVTRVNDYDVRVAKVEGDHVWHVHDDTDEFFLVVDGELTIALREPAGERDVVLPRGSVFTVPRGTWHKPRSPKGASILLLEPTGTPTVGDHHDDVPDHVDATTGHALA from the coding sequence ATGACCAGCCGCGAGAACACGCCGATCGCCCTCGACGAGGCCCTGGCCTCCTTCGACGCCCTGTGGAGTCCCCGCATCGTCACCCGCGTCAACGACTACGACGTCCGCGTCGCGAAGGTCGAGGGAGACCATGTCTGGCACGTGCACGACGACACGGACGAGTTCTTCCTGGTCGTCGACGGCGAGCTGACCATCGCCCTGCGCGAGCCGGCGGGCGAGCGCGATGTCGTCCTGCCCCGGGGCTCGGTCTTCACGGTTCCGCGCGGGACGTGGCACAAGCCGCGCTCCCCGAAGGGTGCCTCGATCCTTCTCCTGGAGCCCACCGGAACCCCCACGGTCGGGGACCACCACGACGACGTCCCTGATCATGTGGATGCCACTACGGGGCATGCGCTCGCTTAG
- a CDS encoding thioredoxin-like domain-containing protein: MNDVDPAPRRARVRAPELIGKGGWLNTGGKQYTLADLRGRIVILDFWTFCCVNCLHVLDELRELEEKHRDTVVIVGVHSPKFVHEAEHAAVVDAVERYNVEHPVLDDPELATWKQYAVRAWPTLAVIDPEGYVVAQHAGEGHAHAIEKLVEQLEAEHGAKGTLRRGDGPYVAPEPVATDLRFPGKALVLPSGNFLVSDTTRHQLVELAEDGESVVRRIGSPGDFNEPQGLALLDDTTVVVADTVHHSLKALDLTSGDITTLAGTGKQWWQGAPTSGPALEVSLSSPWDVAVFGGKVWIAMAGVHQLWTYDPESKSVAVAAGTTNEGLVDGPGAEAWFAQPSGLAATGERLWVADSETSALRYVDLDGAVHTAVGTGLFDFGHRDGAAEQALFQHPLGVTALPDGSVAVSDTYNHALRRYDPATGEVTTLATDLREPSDAVLVGGDSADIVVVESARHRLTRLRLPEEAVRVESVAHRTQRAATEVAAGKLQLDVIFQAPAGQKLDVRYGPSTRLLVSSTPPELLVAGDGADTDLSRELVLNPEVAEGVLHVSAMAASCDDDPANEYPACHVHQQDWGVPVRLTGGGADRLPLVLAGMDDRG, from the coding sequence ATGAACGATGTCGACCCCGCACCCCGTCGCGCCCGTGTCCGTGCCCCCGAGCTCATCGGCAAGGGCGGCTGGCTCAATACGGGTGGTAAGCAATACACCCTGGCTGACCTGCGGGGACGCATCGTCATTCTGGATTTCTGGACATTTTGTTGTGTGAATTGCCTGCATGTCCTCGACGAGCTGCGTGAGCTCGAGGAGAAGCACCGGGACACCGTCGTGATCGTCGGGGTGCACTCGCCGAAGTTCGTGCACGAGGCCGAGCACGCCGCCGTGGTCGACGCCGTCGAGCGGTACAACGTCGAGCACCCCGTCCTCGACGACCCCGAGCTGGCGACCTGGAAGCAGTACGCCGTCCGGGCCTGGCCGACTCTCGCGGTGATCGACCCCGAGGGGTACGTCGTCGCGCAGCACGCCGGCGAGGGGCACGCCCACGCCATCGAGAAGCTGGTCGAGCAGCTGGAGGCGGAGCACGGCGCGAAGGGGACGCTGCGCCGCGGCGACGGGCCGTACGTCGCCCCCGAGCCGGTCGCGACGGATCTGCGCTTCCCCGGCAAGGCGCTCGTGCTGCCGTCCGGGAACTTCCTGGTCTCCGACACGACCCGGCACCAGCTCGTCGAACTGGCCGAGGACGGCGAGAGCGTCGTACGGCGGATCGGCTCGCCCGGCGACTTCAACGAGCCGCAGGGCCTCGCGCTCCTCGACGACACGACCGTCGTCGTGGCCGACACGGTGCACCACTCGCTGAAGGCCCTGGACCTCACGAGCGGGGACATCACGACGCTCGCGGGCACCGGCAAGCAGTGGTGGCAGGGCGCGCCGACCAGCGGCCCCGCCCTCGAGGTGTCGCTGTCCTCGCCGTGGGACGTCGCCGTGTTCGGCGGCAAGGTGTGGATCGCCATGGCGGGCGTGCACCAGCTGTGGACGTACGACCCGGAGTCGAAGAGTGTCGCCGTCGCGGCGGGCACGACGAACGAGGGGCTCGTCGACGGGCCGGGGGCCGAGGCGTGGTTCGCGCAGCCGTCCGGGCTCGCGGCGACCGGTGAGCGGCTGTGGGTGGCGGACTCGGAGACGTCCGCGCTGCGGTACGTCGACCTGGACGGCGCCGTGCACACGGCGGTCGGTACGGGTCTCTTCGACTTCGGGCACCGGGACGGTGCCGCCGAACAGGCCTTGTTCCAGCACCCGTTGGGCGTGACGGCCCTGCCGGACGGCTCGGTCGCGGTCTCGGACACGTACAACCACGCCCTGCGTCGCTACGACCCGGCGACCGGTGAGGTCACCACGCTGGCGACGGATCTGCGGGAGCCCAGCGACGCGGTGCTCGTGGGCGGGGACTCCGCAGACATCGTCGTGGTGGAGTCGGCGCGGCACCGGCTGACGCGGCTGCGGCTTCCGGAGGAGGCCGTGCGGGTCGAGTCGGTCGCGCACCGGACGCAGCGCGCGGCGACCGAGGTCGCCGCCGGCAAGCTCCAGCTGGACGTGATCTTCCAGGCTCCGGCGGGTCAGAAGCTCGATGTGCGGTACGGGCCCTCGACCCGGCTCCTGGTCTCCTCCACCCCGCCCGAGCTGCTGGTCGCGGGGGACGGGGCGGACACGGACCTGTCGCGCGAGCTGGTCCTGAACCCGGAGGTGGCGGAGGGCGTCCTGCACGTGTCGGCGATGGCCGCCTCGTGCGACGACGACCCGGCCAACGAGTACCCGGCCTGCCACGTCCACCAGCAGGACTGGGGCGTGCCGGTCCGGCTCACCGGGGGTGGCGCGGACCGGCTGCCGCTGGTGCTGGCGGGGATGGACGACCGGGGCTGA
- a CDS encoding DUF4232 domain-containing protein — translation MNTHRNRSRTVLAVAALAALSLSLTACNSGEGTKDSGAASTDRTATGSAGSDAKDSGSGTGSSKASGGTDATAAGAKQTGTGKNTAGGTGTTGGTAAKKTPECKVGYLDYSLKRENPEQQGDHLLITAVNRSATACTVQKFPVVTPGEANGDAPLAKDDQQPAQPIVVQPGGTVYSAIDVYQETKAEDDYFTSIRLSLVRNNSDDSSESVKLVTPGEVEYAGKRADGIEVLSWNTTRPYAG, via the coding sequence ATGAACACCCACCGCAACCGTTCCCGCACCGTCCTCGCCGTCGCCGCCCTCGCGGCCCTGAGCCTGTCCCTCACCGCCTGCAACAGCGGCGAGGGCACCAAGGACTCGGGCGCCGCCTCCACGGACAGGACGGCCACCGGCTCCGCCGGTTCGGATGCCAAGGACAGCGGCTCGGGCACCGGCTCCTCGAAGGCCTCCGGCGGCACGGACGCCACGGCGGCCGGCGCGAAGCAGACCGGCACCGGCAAGAACACCGCCGGCGGCACCGGCACGACCGGCGGCACGGCGGCCAAGAAGACCCCCGAGTGCAAGGTCGGCTACCTCGACTACTCCCTCAAGCGCGAGAACCCCGAGCAGCAGGGCGACCACCTGCTCATCACCGCCGTCAACCGCTCCGCCACGGCCTGCACCGTGCAGAAGTTCCCCGTCGTGACCCCGGGCGAGGCCAACGGCGACGCGCCGCTCGCCAAGGACGACCAGCAGCCCGCCCAGCCGATCGTCGTGCAGCCCGGCGGCACGGTCTACTCCGCGATCGACGTCTACCAGGAGACCAAGGCCGAGGACGACTACTTCACGTCGATCCGCCTGTCCCTGGTCAGGAACAACTCCGACGACTCGAGCGAGTCCGTCAAGCTGGTCACGCCCGGCGAGGTGGAGTACGCCGGCAAGCGCGCCGACGGCATCGAGGTGCTCTCCTGGAACACCACGCGCCCGTATGCCGGCTGA